The following coding sequences lie in one Lolium perenne isolate Kyuss_39 chromosome 2, Kyuss_2.0, whole genome shotgun sequence genomic window:
- the LOC127330476 gene encoding ETHYLENE INSENSITIVE 3-like 5 protein, with protein MGSPSNENHPPALHQLPLHPAMEKGKAKGDLTVVVAAEPELQEDEELFSESESGAESIEIADLKKRMWKDQMLLMKLEGSSGHDRRADAQRPGSDPLLAQAQNEPPETPESRYRRKAMLRAQDGVLRHMLRMMEACNARGFVYGIVDEAGVPVSGSSDSLRGWWKEDVGFERTGPTALAGGGPCPGTTDLESPTAAASFLHGLLDIQDSTLGSLLSALIQHCEPPQRSFPLDRGLPPPWWPTGQEVWWGLQGETQAHQGPPPYRKPHDLKKAWKISLLSAVIKHLSPRFDQMRKLVWQSKRLQHRMSARDAETWSRVITQEEALDRQVQRALHITPLDDDHDDQDEEEDADGPWDTERRLHVDKRKRGVGTESAGGNGGSGRELVALPDIDGIAEADRNSIDELMKMYYSCLQGTDAGEQRNGEQSNAAAEAAAPDTTRIQDGMLEDFLSVADVVNISDFPGSPFWHWGSSDLD; from the exons ATGGGAAGCCCGAGCAACGAGAACCACCCTCCCGCTCTGCACCAGCTGCCGCTGCACCCAGCCATGGAAAAAGGCAAGGCCAAGGGCGACCTTACCGTGGTCGTTGCCGCCGAACCCGAGCTGCAGGAAGACGAAGAGCTGTTCAGCGAGTCCGAGTCAGGTGCAGAGTCGATCGAGATCGCCGACCTGAAGAAGCGCATGTG gaagGACCAAATGCTTCTCATGAAGCTCGAAGGCAGCTCGGGCCACGACCGGCGAGCCGACGCGCAGCGGCCAGGCTCGGACCCGCTGCTGGCCCAGGCGCAGAACGAGCCACCAGAGACGCCCGAGTCGCGGTACCGCCGCAAGGCGATGCTCCGGGCGCAGGACGGTGTCCTCCGGCACATGCTGAGGATGATGGAGGCGTGCAACGCGCGCGGGTTCGTGTACGGCATCGTGGACGAGGCCGGCGTGCCCGTGTCCGGCTCCTCCGACAGCCTGCGCGGCTGGTGGAAGGAGGACGTCGGGTTCGAGCGGACCGGGCCGACTGCCCTGGCCGGCGGCGGCCCCTGCCCGGGGACGACGGACCTCGAAAGCCCCACGGCGGCGGCGTCCTTCCTCCACGGGCTGCTCGACATCCAGGACAGCACGCTGGGGTCCCTGCTCTCGGCGCTGATCCAGCACTGCGAGCCCCCGCAGCGGAGCTTCCCGCTGGACAGGGGCCTGCCGCCGCCGTGGTGGCCGACGGGGCAGGAGGTGTGGTGGGGCCTGCAGGGCGAGACGCAGGCGCACCAGGGCCCGCCGCCGTACCGGAAGCCCCACGACCTGAAGAAGGCGTGGAAGATCTCGCTGCTGAGCGCGGTGATCAAGCACCTCAGCCCGCGGTTCGACCAGATGCGCAAGCTCGTGTGGCAGTCCAAGCGGCTGCAGCACCGGATGAGCGCCcgggacgcagagacctggtccaGGGTCATCACCCAGGAGGAGGCGCtcgaccgccaggtgcagcgcgcgCTGCACATCACGCCGCTCGACGACGACCACGACGaccaggacgaggaggaggacgctgaTGGTCCATGGGACACGGAGCGCAGGCTGCACGTCGACAAGCGAAAGCGCGGTGTCGGCACCGAGAGCGCGGGCGGAAATGGTGGCAGTGGTAGGGAGCTGGTGGCGCTGCCGGACATCGACGGGATCGCTGAGGCGGACCGCAACTCCATCGACGAGCTTATGAAGATGTACTACAGCTGCCTCCAGGGGACAGACGCTGGGGAGCAGAGAAATGGAGAGCAGAGCAATGCTGCTGCCGAGGCCGCCGCACCAGACACGACCAGGATCCAAGATGGCATGCTTGAGGATTTCCTGAGCGTCGCCGATGTGGTGAACATTAGTGACTTCCCGGGCAGTCCGTTCTGGCACTGGGGGAGTTCAGATTTGGATTAG